A single window of Psychrobacter raelei DNA harbors:
- the rdgB gene encoding RdgB/HAM1 family non-canonical purine NTP pyrophosphatase: MNDQTNGSTTQAMQWILASNNKGKLSEFKRLFNQANLNIDIVPQGELDIEDAVEDGLSFVENAIIKARHASRLSGKPAIADDSGLCVPALGNAPGIYSARYAGEHGNDAKNNTKLIEDLQPIRQQSPEQPIKGYFVCVLALVRHADDPLPIIAQGLWQGEILDAPQGEHGFGYDPLFWVPELKLTAAQMPAEQKNAISHRGRAMQSLLQQLSAQ, encoded by the coding sequence ATGAATGACCAAACAAATGGTTCAACAACCCAAGCCATGCAGTGGATATTAGCCAGTAATAATAAGGGCAAACTCAGTGAGTTTAAGCGTCTGTTTAATCAGGCCAATCTTAATATTGATATCGTACCTCAAGGTGAGCTTGATATAGAAGACGCGGTTGAGGACGGCTTAAGCTTTGTGGAAAACGCCATCATTAAAGCGCGCCATGCCAGTCGTTTAAGTGGCAAACCCGCTATTGCTGATGACTCAGGGCTATGTGTACCTGCCCTAGGTAATGCGCCTGGTATCTATTCTGCACGGTATGCCGGCGAGCACGGCAATGATGCCAAAAACAATACTAAGTTGATTGAGGATTTACAGCCCATCCGCCAGCAAAGCCCTGAGCAGCCTATTAAAGGTTATTTTGTGTGCGTACTCGCTTTAGTTCGCCATGCTGATGATCCGCTACCTATTATTGCACAAGGCTTATGGCAGGGTGAGATACTTGATGCGCCTCAAGGTGAGCATGGCTTTGGCTATGACCCGCTATTTTGGGTACCTGAGCTGAAATTGACTGCAGCACAAATGCCGGCCGAGCAAAAAAATGCCATCAGTCACCGAGGACGCGCCATGCAAAGCTTGCTACAACAGCTGTCCGCACAGTAG
- a CDS encoding superoxide dismutase produces MSNITLPDLPYAKDALEPHISAETLEFHHDKHHAAYVNKLNELLPGSGLEGKALDEIITATAKDDSKQGMFNQAAQVWNHTFYWNCMTPDNGGGEPTGDLKAKIEEDFGSYDKFREEFKNAATSQFGSGWAWLVADSVGGKLSIMKTANADTPLAHGKVAVLTCDVWEHAYYIDYRNRRPDYVDTFLEKLVNWDYANAKYKGQDAGVEE; encoded by the coding sequence ATGTCAAACATTACTCTACCAGATCTTCCTTATGCAAAAGACGCACTTGAGCCACACATCAGTGCTGAAACTTTAGAATTTCACCATGACAAGCACCATGCTGCTTATGTCAACAAGCTAAATGAATTGCTACCAGGTTCTGGTCTTGAAGGCAAAGCGCTTGACGAAATCATCACTGCCACTGCTAAAGATGACAGCAAGCAAGGCATGTTCAACCAAGCTGCTCAAGTTTGGAACCATACTTTTTACTGGAACTGCATGACTCCAGATAATGGTGGCGGCGAACCTACTGGTGATCTAAAAGCAAAAATCGAAGAAGATTTCGGTTCATACGACAAGTTCCGTGAAGAGTTCAAAAACGCAGCCACTTCACAGTTCGGTTCAGGTTGGGCGTGGTTGGTAGCAGATTCTGTAGGCGGCAAACTGTCTATCATGAAAACTGCCAACGCTGATACACCACTAGCACACGGTAAAGTAGCGGTTCTAACTTGTGACGTATGGGAACATGCTTACTACATCGATTACCGTAACCGTCGTCCTGACTATGTTGACACTTTCCTAGAGAAGTTGGTTAACTGGGATTACGCAAACGCTAAGTACAAAGGTCAAGACGCAGGCGTTGAAGAATAA
- a CDS encoding DUF72 domain-containing protein yields MSAQNTFHPTVYLGTGGYSDTDMLGTLYPLGTKKTDFLSEYAKHYGAVEINSSFYAPLGQKAYEGMLRKSEAKIKFAIKLHQDFSHTLKATPEHAEAFIEAIQPLIEADCLAPLLIQFPHGFDRTHEHRLYLAKLADWFHDYPLAVEFRHASWHIAQVEHSFQKFGLIWCSVDYPQVKGLPNSRLLFTQSTVQHNTAKRIGYLRMHGNNLNWWDAMSASERHDYRYTPQEMQNWAQAIANQRQHFDELYVFFQNSTNAHAYYNIAMLREALQALQFQVL; encoded by the coding sequence ATGAGCGCACAAAATACTTTTCACCCCACTGTCTATCTTGGCACAGGGGGTTATAGCGATACAGATATGCTGGGTACGCTCTATCCACTTGGTACCAAAAAAACCGACTTTTTAAGCGAATATGCCAAGCACTACGGCGCGGTCGAGATTAACAGCAGCTTTTATGCTCCGCTCGGACAAAAGGCGTATGAGGGCATGCTGAGAAAATCGGAAGCTAAGATAAAATTTGCCATAAAACTGCATCAAGACTTTAGTCATACCCTAAAAGCCACGCCCGAGCATGCCGAGGCCTTTATTGAGGCAATTCAGCCCTTAATTGAGGCCGACTGTTTAGCGCCTTTATTAATTCAGTTTCCACACGGCTTTGATCGTACCCATGAGCACCGCCTGTATTTGGCCAAGCTTGCCGATTGGTTTCATGACTATCCACTGGCTGTTGAGTTTCGTCATGCCAGCTGGCACATCGCTCAAGTAGAGCACAGCTTTCAAAAATTTGGGCTGATATGGTGCAGTGTCGACTACCCTCAAGTTAAGGGTCTGCCCAACTCTCGGCTGCTATTCACCCAAAGCACTGTGCAACACAACACAGCTAAGCGTATCGGCTATTTGAGGATGCATGGCAACAATCTCAACTGGTGGGATGCTATGTCAGCCAGTGAGCGTCATGATTATCGCTATACGCCTCAAGAGATGCAAAACTGGGCTCAAGCCATTGCCAATCAGCGCCAGCACTTCGATGAGTTGTACGTGTTTTTTCAAAACTCCACCAACGCCCATGCTTATTATAATATCGCCATGCTACGTGAAGCATTACAAGCCTTGCAGTTTCAAGTGCTATAA
- the hemA gene encoding glutamyl-tRNA reductase, translating into MNLVVIGVNHKTAPVALRERLAFVGGDIQVAQAQLQQITAGSLIISTCNRTEIYALAPSTQLLANSDAALSKQSDLSLADEPVSTVDLTEQLITWLADFKQVPLEETRPYLYDYVDGQALTHMLRVAAGLDSMILGEPQIFGQIKRSVNQAKEQGFLTNQLNWVVEQIFAAAKRVRNETDVGTQAISLGYAASKLVTQIFDRPEETTFLLIAAGEMNRLVAQNIAGLGVKRILICNRTPERANLLAQELAHLGIQIEVHPLTELDSLLYQADIVSSCSGSMDMLIDKAMTRRALKKRRYKPMLMVDLAVPRDIDSSVGKLDDVYLYSIDDLQHVIAGNLEKRRQAAVEAELLVSHLVVEIERRFQVRKVGQDIHDYRALAAQKAEAVLNEALHELRTSEATAEEVMTELTRRLTQTLVHAPSSLMRRAARDGNNEAIDLIILGLKDAYRKK; encoded by the coding sequence ATGAATCTTGTTGTCATCGGTGTGAACCATAAAACTGCCCCCGTCGCCTTGCGTGAACGGTTAGCATTTGTGGGCGGCGACATCCAGGTGGCGCAAGCACAATTGCAACAAATCACCGCAGGCAGTTTGATCATCTCAACGTGTAACCGTACTGAGATTTATGCTTTAGCGCCCAGCACCCAGTTACTTGCCAATTCTGATGCTGCCTTGAGTAAGCAAAGCGATTTGTCGCTGGCTGATGAGCCTGTGAGCACCGTTGATTTAACGGAGCAACTGATCACGTGGCTGGCAGACTTTAAGCAAGTACCTCTTGAAGAGACCCGCCCTTATTTATATGACTACGTCGATGGTCAAGCGCTCACCCATATGCTGCGCGTAGCAGCCGGTCTGGACTCTATGATTTTAGGGGAGCCACAAATCTTCGGTCAGATCAAACGATCGGTCAACCAAGCCAAAGAACAAGGTTTTTTGACCAATCAGCTAAACTGGGTCGTGGAGCAAATATTCGCTGCGGCAAAAAGAGTGCGAAATGAGACGGATGTGGGTACTCAGGCCATCTCCTTGGGCTACGCGGCCTCTAAGCTTGTCACCCAAATTTTCGATCGTCCGGAAGAAACTACCTTTTTATTGATTGCCGCAGGTGAAATGAACCGCTTGGTGGCACAGAATATCGCTGGGCTTGGGGTTAAACGTATCTTAATCTGTAACCGTACGCCGGAGCGTGCCAATCTTTTGGCGCAAGAGCTTGCGCACTTGGGTATACAGATTGAAGTGCACCCGCTCACAGAGCTGGACTCTTTGTTGTATCAAGCCGATATCGTGAGCAGCTGTAGCGGTAGTATGGACATGCTCATTGACAAGGCCATGACTCGCCGCGCATTAAAAAAACGCCGCTATAAACCCATGCTCATGGTAGATTTAGCAGTGCCTAGAGACATCGATTCAAGCGTAGGTAAGCTTGATGATGTGTACTTGTATTCTATTGATGACTTGCAACATGTGATTGCCGGCAACCTAGAGAAGCGTCGTCAGGCGGCGGTAGAGGCAGAGCTTTTGGTTAGTCACTTGGTGGTTGAGATTGAGCGCCGTTTCCAGGTACGCAAAGTAGGTCAAGATATCCATGATTACCGTGCCCTTGCTGCACAAAAGGCCGAAGCTGTATTAAATGAAGCATTGCATGAGCTGAGAACCTCAGAGGCGACTGCAGAGGAGGTCATGACAGAGTTGACCCGCCGTCTTACTCAGACGTTAGTGCATGCGCCATCTTCTTTAATGCGCCGAGCTGCTCGTGACGGCAATAACGAAGCGATTGATTTGATTATTCTGGGTCTGAAAGATGCTTATCGCAAAAAGTAA
- a CDS encoding rhomboid family intramembrane serine protease has translation MNSLLSSHTTLIIIITVIVSLLAWQNKEMMSKLIFYPPAVNKGEWYRFITHGFVHADSTHLLFNMFTLYFFGRAVERFFNQFLGGFGFVAVYLGAIMVAMIPSYLQHKNDPRYRSLGASGGVSAILFSFILMAPWSMLYLFAIVPIPAIVFAIAYVGYSIYANNKGNSNINHLAHLWGGAFGVVATILLSPSVLGHFFNALMHPSF, from the coding sequence TTGAACAGTTTACTTAGTAGCCATACCACCTTGATTATTATCATCACCGTTATTGTCAGCTTATTGGCCTGGCAAAACAAAGAGATGATGAGCAAGCTTATTTTTTATCCACCTGCGGTGAATAAAGGCGAATGGTATCGCTTTATTACCCACGGCTTCGTTCATGCTGACAGTACTCACCTACTGTTTAACATGTTTACCTTATATTTCTTTGGCCGCGCAGTAGAACGCTTTTTTAATCAATTTTTAGGCGGTTTTGGGTTTGTTGCTGTGTATTTAGGCGCCATTATGGTGGCCATGATACCCAGCTATTTGCAGCACAAAAATGATCCACGCTATCGCAGTCTTGGCGCTTCGGGCGGGGTATCGGCCATTTTATTCTCCTTCATATTAATGGCACCTTGGAGCATGCTGTATTTGTTTGCTATTGTGCCCATCCCAGCCATCGTATTTGCCATCGCTTATGTTGGCTATAGCATTTATGCCAACAACAAGGGCAACTCAAACATCAATCATCTGGCTCATTTATGGGGCGGTGCCTTTGGTGTGGTGGCCACCATTTTATTATCGCCCAGTGTTTTGGGTCACTTCTTTAATGCCTTGATGCATCCAAGTTTTTAG
- a CDS encoding OmpA family protein, with product MDIIGHLARTVTPAVLADNHNPQNESLLKQFYALFIAKLADQESFTRVGSQEIHRDDLGLFDRLWTDEGQKNHIAEELAAHNNVDTISVKGLIASAAPLAFNEIKSLAGSVPIPQFLRDNLESYRNHIPTWATSVLPAGLLGLGASAAGAHAAHATTTNTTATPAGHRISDTTSTEPLVREEKESGGFLKALLPIIGLIILAALAWALLKGCQKDPAPVATPEQTVQQPAEPAVTGNTALAPAVLSLATGEGNELFACRINAGNEELSNTIMTAVKDVFGTGGDNCRADIDDGFATDMPAAPHLAAILPLIKNTPNANVIIEGNDVRIDAPDQAQLDKLVADIKAAAPELNVVATGPVDFDAEVKQSIADATTAMDNLGENPDPKDVARALSLQVINFAVDKTDIPAENQAVLDRAVEVMKQVPDMQLLILGHTDSDGDDAYNKDLSQRRAEAVKAYLVSKGADAAKLMTKGMGETDPMATNETENGKFRNRRIEFTVYDESVAGMDTPITVTPSDSADIKAPTAEATTEPQADTAQ from the coding sequence ATGGATATTATTGGTCACCTGGCTCGTACCGTTACCCCAGCTGTTCTGGCTGACAATCATAACCCACAAAACGAAAGCTTATTAAAGCAGTTTTACGCTTTATTCATCGCTAAACTAGCCGATCAGGAGAGCTTTACTCGTGTAGGCTCACAAGAGATTCATCGTGATGACTTAGGTCTGTTCGATCGTCTATGGACTGATGAAGGCCAAAAAAATCACATTGCTGAAGAATTAGCGGCTCATAATAACGTAGATACCATTTCAGTAAAGGGCCTGATAGCTTCAGCAGCGCCTTTGGCTTTTAATGAAATCAAAAGCTTAGCGGGTAGTGTACCTATTCCTCAGTTTTTACGTGATAACCTAGAGTCATATCGTAATCATATCCCTACTTGGGCAACCAGCGTTCTGCCTGCCGGTCTACTAGGCCTAGGCGCTAGTGCAGCCGGTGCTCATGCCGCTCATGCCACCACAACCAATACCACAGCGACACCTGCTGGCCATCGTATTTCTGATACCACTAGTACTGAGCCTTTGGTACGTGAAGAAAAAGAAAGTGGCGGCTTCTTAAAAGCATTATTGCCTATTATTGGTTTAATTATCCTAGCGGCGCTAGCGTGGGCACTATTAAAAGGTTGCCAAAAAGATCCTGCACCTGTGGCTACACCAGAGCAAACGGTACAGCAGCCTGCTGAACCTGCAGTTACCGGTAATACCGCGCTAGCACCTGCAGTGTTAAGTCTTGCTACTGGCGAAGGCAATGAGTTATTCGCTTGTCGTATCAATGCAGGTAATGAAGAGTTAAGCAACACAATAATGACGGCTGTAAAAGATGTGTTTGGCACAGGTGGTGATAACTGCCGCGCAGACATCGATGATGGCTTTGCCACTGACATGCCAGCGGCACCGCACTTAGCTGCTATTTTACCTCTCATCAAAAACACACCTAATGCTAACGTGATTATCGAAGGCAATGATGTGCGTATTGATGCGCCAGATCAAGCTCAGCTAGACAAGCTAGTGGCTGATATTAAAGCCGCTGCTCCGGAGCTTAATGTCGTTGCAACCGGTCCTGTAGACTTTGATGCTGAAGTGAAACAAAGTATCGCAGATGCCACGACAGCTATGGATAACCTAGGTGAAAATCCAGATCCAAAAGATGTGGCTCGTGCACTAAGCTTACAAGTTATCAACTTTGCAGTAGATAAAACAGACATCCCAGCTGAAAACCAAGCGGTACTAGATCGTGCGGTTGAAGTTATGAAGCAAGTACCTGATATGCAGCTGCTAATCTTAGGTCATACTGACAGCGATGGTGATGATGCTTATAACAAAGATCTATCTCAGCGCCGTGCAGAAGCGGTAAAAGCCTACTTGGTATCTAAAGGTGCCGATGCTGCTAAGCTAATGACCAAAGGTATGGGTGAAACAGACCCTATGGCCACTAACGAAACAGAAAATGGTAAATTCCGCAACCGTCGTATCGAGTTTACGGTATATGATGAAAGTGTAGCGGGTATGGATACACCGATTACTGTAACACCATCAGACAGTGCAGATATCAAAGCACCTACTGCTGAGGCCACAACTGAGCCACAAGCTGACACTGCTCAGTAA
- the nagZ gene encoding beta-N-acetylhexosaminidase translates to MYGPLMIDVAGTELTAEDRGVLSCEQVGGVILFARNVETPEQVRRLCDEIHQQQPDIIIGVDQEGGRVARLRKGFTPLPAMGKLGDLFDSDPCGALSLAYDCGYLMAAEVMAVGIDISFAPVLDINGVSQVIGDRSFHARTEAIVALSSQFMRGMKAAGMATTGKHFPGHGSIAPDSHVADVIDNRSFEQIKAVDLQPFIQCQPWLDALMPAHVIFSQVDDKPAGFSKVWLQDIAREQLGFNGVLFSDDLSMKAAHVAGDVSARVTAALEAGCDMALVCNDREAALQAIQTAAQLPKPNQTRLEAMRSQLPTWQGSLEATCAQFDYWAVAKQNITQAFFNESLVAAQATDPTDYKH, encoded by the coding sequence ATGTATGGGCCATTAATGATAGATGTGGCAGGCACCGAACTGACTGCCGAAGATCGCGGCGTCCTAAGCTGTGAGCAGGTGGGGGGTGTTATTTTATTTGCCCGTAATGTCGAGACCCCCGAGCAAGTACGGCGGTTATGTGATGAGATTCATCAACAGCAGCCCGATATCATCATCGGTGTCGATCAAGAAGGCGGACGGGTGGCAAGACTGCGTAAAGGCTTTACCCCGCTACCAGCAATGGGAAAACTGGGTGATTTATTTGATTCAGACCCTTGTGGGGCGCTTAGCTTGGCTTACGACTGCGGCTATCTTATGGCCGCAGAGGTGATGGCGGTGGGCATTGACATAAGCTTTGCGCCCGTGCTTGATATCAATGGGGTCAGTCAAGTTATCGGCGATCGCAGCTTTCATGCGCGCACCGAAGCCATCGTGGCGCTTTCTTCTCAGTTTATGCGAGGTATGAAAGCTGCAGGCATGGCAACCACAGGCAAGCACTTTCCAGGTCATGGTTCCATTGCCCCTGATTCACATGTGGCAGATGTCATTGACAATCGCAGCTTTGAGCAGATTAAAGCGGTAGACCTGCAGCCCTTTATTCAGTGTCAGCCTTGGCTTGATGCCCTTATGCCCGCCCATGTTATCTTCTCTCAAGTAGATGATAAGCCGGCAGGATTCTCCAAAGTATGGCTACAAGACATTGCCCGAGAGCAATTGGGCTTCAATGGGGTGTTATTCTCAGATGACTTATCTATGAAAGCGGCACACGTGGCCGGTGATGTCAGTGCTCGAGTTACCGCAGCTTTAGAAGCTGGCTGCGACATGGCCTTAGTGTGTAATGATAGAGAGGCAGCGCTGCAAGCCATACAGACCGCAGCCCAGTTGCCCAAGCCCAATCAAACCCGGCTTGAAGCGATGCGTAGTCAGCTGCCTACTTGGCAAGGCTCACTAGAGGCCACTTGCGCCCAATTTGATTATTGGGCAGTGGCGAAACAAAATATTACGCAGGCTTTTTTTAACGAATCACTAGTGGCTGCGCAAGCAACCGATCCTACTGATTATAAGCACTAA
- a CDS encoding carboxy terminal-processing peptidase — MRFQPTQLVLSAAAIGMAGVVLSHSYSSAVAADKSAFVATPEQKLTTRQVAALLDRAHYSNKRFDEAMGRKVLDMYFDRLDPNHTLFLQSDINELTTKYGATFADRLKQGDLSAVQAIFNRYTQRSNEYYNFADKFLSKPVNLNRNDSVVLDREKEPRFKSASEQQGYWGRQLTLQIINLTLGQEEDKARDELYTKNPELTKGNDLILGEDRSPQEILLNRLHRQQEQLQRIKSDEIMESVLNTATLTYDPHSNYYAPVQSVEMQVQSNLQLEGIGVSIRPYRKNPDYTQIVTLVDGGPAAKSGKVQPNDLIMAVAKDGENMQDVVGWSTREVVALIRGKRGTDVTIKVKQPNSPDASARTIVITRDVIEQEDAGVTHRVITVKPEGSTEEKRIGVLEIPSFYLNYQARRSGQNYRSVSIDTQKELEKLNKENIDGLVVDLRNNPGGSLDEVAKMLGLFIKEGPLVQIRDNQGNVQVYQDEDGGKQLYSGDMVVITNMASASASEIFAAAIQDYGRGLVVGSTTTGKGSAQIQLDSLALGSATLTQRKFYRITGGSTQNKGVVPDVSLVNIYEGAEFSERDQKNAMAWDTIKTSPYKPEGKFSSKTLATLNQQSKIRQTTNPQFVYLDTLNKLRNMEDDKNAVKLNITERRAHQKQIEQKTLDAENARRKATGQKPYASWTEYQAAVEAMFEERSRLKNDERPKLPEEEAYVIEAAKLMLDARKLQKFDELRSAK; from the coding sequence ATGAGATTTCAACCAACCCAGCTGGTGTTAAGTGCCGCCGCCATTGGTATGGCCGGTGTGGTGTTATCACACAGCTATAGCTCTGCTGTGGCTGCGGATAAAAGCGCCTTTGTTGCCACACCCGAGCAAAAGCTTACCACACGCCAAGTAGCCGCTTTATTAGACAGAGCGCATTATTCCAATAAGCGCTTTGATGAGGCGATGGGCCGTAAAGTGTTGGATATGTATTTTGACCGTTTGGACCCCAATCATACTCTATTTTTGCAATCAGATATTAATGAATTAACCACCAAATACGGTGCAACTTTTGCCGATAGATTAAAGCAGGGCGATCTCAGCGCAGTACAGGCAATTTTTAATCGTTATACCCAGCGATCAAATGAGTACTATAACTTCGCCGATAAGTTCTTAAGTAAGCCTGTCAATCTTAATCGCAATGATTCTGTGGTGCTTGACCGTGAAAAAGAACCCCGCTTTAAGAGTGCTTCAGAGCAACAAGGCTATTGGGGCCGTCAATTAACTTTGCAGATTATCAATCTAACTTTGGGTCAAGAAGAAGACAAGGCTCGTGATGAGCTGTATACCAAAAACCCTGAGCTGACCAAAGGTAACGACTTAATCTTAGGAGAGGACAGAAGTCCGCAAGAGATTTTGTTAAATCGTTTGCATCGTCAGCAAGAGCAGCTACAGCGCATTAAGAGCGATGAGATCATGGAGTCGGTGCTAAATACAGCCACCTTAACTTATGATCCGCACAGCAACTATTATGCCCCTGTGCAGTCGGTCGAGATGCAAGTGCAGTCCAACTTGCAATTAGAAGGTATTGGCGTGTCTATTCGCCCTTATCGTAAAAACCCAGATTATACCCAGATTGTGACCCTGGTTGATGGTGGACCCGCTGCCAAATCAGGCAAAGTGCAGCCCAATGATTTGATCATGGCTGTGGCCAAAGATGGCGAGAATATGCAAGATGTGGTGGGCTGGTCAACTCGTGAAGTGGTGGCCTTAATCCGCGGCAAACGTGGCACAGATGTGACCATCAAAGTTAAGCAGCCCAATAGTCCTGACGCCTCAGCACGTACCATTGTCATCACCCGTGATGTGATTGAGCAAGAAGATGCGGGCGTGACTCATCGGGTGATTACGGTAAAACCTGAAGGCAGCACGGAAGAAAAACGTATCGGTGTGCTTGAAATACCAAGCTTCTATCTAAACTATCAAGCCCGCCGCAGTGGTCAAAACTACCGCAGCGTGAGTATTGACACTCAAAAAGAGCTTGAGAAGCTTAATAAAGAAAACATTGACGGCCTGGTGGTCGATCTACGCAATAACCCTGGCGGCTCCTTAGATGAAGTGGCTAAAATGCTGGGATTATTTATTAAAGAAGGGCCGCTGGTTCAGATTCGTGACAACCAGGGTAACGTGCAAGTCTATCAAGACGAAGATGGTGGTAAGCAGCTGTATTCAGGCGATATGGTGGTCATTACCAATATGGCATCAGCCTCTGCCTCTGAGATTTTCGCCGCTGCCATTCAAGACTATGGCCGCGGCTTAGTAGTGGGTAGTACCACCACCGGTAAGGGCTCAGCTCAGATTCAGTTAGATAGTCTGGCCTTAGGCTCAGCCACGTTGACTCAGCGTAAGTTTTATCGCATTACAGGCGGCAGTACCCAGAATAAAGGGGTAGTGCCTGATGTGTCTTTAGTCAATATCTATGAAGGTGCTGAGTTTAGTGAGCGCGACCAAAAAAATGCCATGGCTTGGGATACCATCAAGACCTCGCCTTATAAGCCTGAAGGCAAATTTAGCAGTAAGACGTTAGCGACCTTAAATCAGCAGTCGAAGATTCGTCAAACCACCAATCCGCAGTTTGTTTATCTAGATACGCTAAATAAATTACGCAATATGGAAGATGACAAAAATGCGGTTAAGCTAAATATCACTGAGCGCCGCGCACATCAAAAACAGATTGAGCAAAAAACTTTAGATGCAGAAAACGCACGTCGTAAGGCCACCGGTCAAAAGCCTTATGCCAGCTGGACTGAGTATCAAGCTGCTGTCGAAGCCATGTTCGAAGAGCGCAGTCGTCTAAAAAATGATGAGCGTCCTAAGCTACCAGAAGAAGAGGCATACGTGATTGAAGCGGCCAAGCTGATGCTTGATGCCCGTAAGCTACAAAAGTTCGATGAGCTACGCAGCGCCAAGTAG
- a CDS encoding CsbD family protein — protein sequence MNKDTFKGEWKQLKGNIKQQWAELTDDDLTHAEGSFDKLVGRIQERYGDTKEKVEQQVHDWRTKHDV from the coding sequence ATGAATAAAGATACCTTTAAAGGCGAATGGAAGCAGCTAAAAGGCAATATCAAACAACAGTGGGCCGAACTGACTGACGATGATTTGACCCATGCTGAAGGCAGCTTTGACAAATTAGTAGGTAGAATCCAGGAGCGTTATGGTGACACTAAAGAAAAAGTTGAGCAGCAAGTACATGACTGGCGTACCAAGCACGACGTCTAA
- a CDS encoding IS5 family transposase — translation MPRTMLKDEHWTRLKPILLELNIYDKGNLRQTVEGVLYRMRVGCPWRDLPEYFGKPNTIYKAYQRWSRSNKLIALFTLLIKDADLEWVFIDGTHIKAHQHSSSGNENLQSISKSVAGRATKIHLAVDAHGNPITFLLSDGTTHDVKVAPDLIDKVNLSNTEVLCADKGYDSDALRAHIEQAGTQDNIPRKRNTQYSNDHMDWDLYKARHLVENAFAKLKQYRAVATRFDKLKQSYENTVALACAYIWLKL, via the coding sequence ATGCCTCGCACTATGCTCAAAGATGAACACTGGACAAGACTGAAACCTATATTACTAGAACTTAATATCTATGACAAAGGAAATCTTAGACAAACGGTTGAAGGCGTGCTTTATCGCATGCGTGTTGGCTGTCCTTGGCGCGACTTACCCGAGTATTTTGGCAAGCCCAATACCATCTATAAAGCTTACCAGCGCTGGTCTCGCAGTAATAAGCTGATTGCATTATTTACGTTACTGATCAAAGACGCAGACCTTGAGTGGGTCTTCATTGATGGTACTCATATCAAGGCGCATCAGCACAGCAGTAGTGGCAATGAGAACCTACAATCCATTAGCAAAAGTGTGGCAGGCCGCGCGACCAAGATTCACTTAGCAGTTGATGCTCATGGCAATCCGATTACCTTTCTTTTATCAGATGGCACAACCCACGATGTCAAAGTCGCACCTGATTTAATAGATAAGGTTAATTTGAGTAATACAGAGGTTTTATGTGCCGATAAAGGCTATGATTCTGATGCGCTACGAGCCCATATTGAACAAGCAGGGACGCAGGATAACATCCCTCGAAAACGAAACACTCAGTATTCTAACGACCATATGGACTGGGACTTGTATAAAGCCAGGCATCTAGTAGAAAATGCTTTCGCTAAGCTAAAGCAGTATAGGGCGGTTGCCACCAGGTTTGATAAGCTCAAGCAGAGTTATGAAAATACGGTCGCTCTTGCTTGTGCTTATATCTGGCTCAAATTATGA